A genomic segment from Thermostichus lividus PCC 6715 encodes:
- a CDS encoding LysR family transcriptional regulator codes for MSDLPFSLDQLRILKAIALEGSFKRAADSLYVSQPAVSLQVQNLERQLNVPLFDRGGRRAQLTEAGQLLLSYGDQILSLCQEACRAIEDLQQLQGGTLIIGASQTTGTYLMPRMIGLFRSKYPEVAVQLHVHSTRRTCWSLVNGQIDLAIIGGEVPSELSEQITVTPYAEDELALVLPVEHPLSGIDMLSKEDLYKLSFITLDAQSTIRKVIDQVLQRANIDPRRLKVEMELNSIEAIKNAVQSGLGAAFVSVSAIEKELQLGSLQRVKIENVVVKRTLSLITNPNRYRSRAAEVFCREILTQFATFTLGNELEPLKNPLSDSEKPLKELLAIAPTETSE; via the coding sequence ATGTCGGATCTGCCATTTTCCCTTGATCAATTACGGATTCTCAAGGCGATCGCCCTCGAAGGGAGCTTTAAGCGAGCCGCAGATAGTCTTTACGTCTCGCAGCCTGCCGTTAGCTTACAGGTTCAGAACCTTGAGCGCCAACTGAACGTACCGCTGTTTGATCGGGGCGGGCGGCGCGCCCAACTCACCGAAGCAGGACAGCTTTTGCTCTCCTACGGCGATCAGATTCTTTCGCTATGTCAGGAAGCCTGCCGTGCCATTGAAGACCTGCAACAGCTCCAAGGGGGCACCCTGATTATTGGGGCCAGCCAAACCACCGGCACCTACCTTATGCCCCGGATGATTGGTTTATTTCGCAGCAAATATCCAGAGGTGGCCGTGCAACTCCATGTTCACTCCACCCGCCGCACCTGTTGGAGCCTTGTCAACGGCCAGATTGATCTGGCGATTATTGGTGGGGAAGTGCCCTCGGAACTGAGCGAGCAAATTACCGTTACCCCCTACGCCGAAGATGAACTTGCCTTAGTATTGCCCGTAGAGCATCCGCTGTCGGGAATCGACATGCTCTCCAAGGAGGATCTCTACAAACTAAGTTTTATTACCCTAGATGCCCAATCCACCATTCGCAAGGTCATTGACCAAGTGCTGCAACGAGCCAACATTGATCCGCGCCGCCTCAAGGTGGAAATGGAGCTGAACTCGATTGAAGCGATAAAAAACGCTGTCCAATCTGGTTTGGGGGCTGCGTTTGTGTCTGTTTCCGCCATTGAGAAGGAACTACAACTGGGTAGTTTACAGCGGGTCAAAATCGAGAATGTGGTGGTGAAGCGCACGCTATCCCTCATTACCAACCCAAACCGTTATCGATCGCGAGCAGCGGAGGTCTTCTGCCGCGAAATTCTCACCCAGTTTGCCACGTTTACCCTAGGCAATGAGTTGGAACCTCTAAAAAATCCGCTCTCCGATAGCGAAAAACCCCTTAAGGAACTGTTGGCGATCGCCCCCACCGAAACCAGCGAATAG
- the cobA gene encoding uroporphyrinogen-III C-methyltransferase, protein MTIFFVGAGLGTVADLTLRAIACLKEAEVILYDALIHPSLLDLAPAHCLRVPVGKRAGGAALPQAAINQLLCDYGHRYRRIVRLKSGDPGLFGRLQQEVEAVLSAGLAIEVVPGVTSALAAPLLAGLCVTAKDVSQSVAIVSGHAPETLPWSSLVQIETLILLMATRSLRYILEQLIAVGRSPHDGLAIVQWAGQPQQQEWFGTLEEYLNIADHPDMAPAVVVIGAVAQKRYPFARLDLALPALTSPMPDFPLSGQTVLVTRAAGQASPFSQQLRAAGATVLELPTLEIVPPSSWQPLDTALSQLPQFDWLILTSHNAVNFFMQRLQQQGNDSRALATLKIAVVGEKTAQTLQTYGLVADFIPSEFVADALVAEFPVPVAGLRLLFPRVESGGRPLLADAFTAAGATVSEVPAYESRCPQQADPTILAALQEGRVTTVTFTSSKTVKHFCQLVGAQAATLLASVQIASIGPQTSETCRQLLGRVDCEAQDHSVQGLLSALISRSLGLNLR, encoded by the coding sequence GTGACTATTTTTTTTGTGGGTGCTGGGTTAGGAACGGTGGCTGATCTGACGCTACGGGCGATCGCTTGTCTGAAAGAAGCGGAGGTCATCCTCTACGATGCGCTGATCCACCCCTCCTTGCTAGATTTAGCTCCTGCCCATTGCCTCAGGGTTCCTGTCGGCAAACGCGCGGGTGGGGCAGCCCTACCCCAAGCAGCGATCAACCAGCTTCTGTGTGACTACGGCCACCGCTATCGTCGCATAGTACGGCTCAAAAGTGGTGACCCCGGACTGTTTGGCCGCCTCCAGCAGGAGGTAGAGGCCGTCTTAAGTGCGGGGCTGGCAATAGAAGTGGTGCCGGGGGTGACCTCCGCCCTCGCTGCCCCTTTACTGGCAGGCTTGTGTGTGACAGCCAAGGACGTGAGCCAATCTGTGGCCATTGTGTCGGGCCATGCCCCTGAAACCCTGCCGTGGTCGAGCCTTGTGCAAATCGAAACCCTAATCCTCCTGATGGCCACTCGCTCGCTGCGCTATATCCTAGAGCAACTGATTGCTGTGGGGCGATCGCCCCACGATGGCCTAGCTATTGTGCAATGGGCGGGACAACCCCAGCAGCAAGAGTGGTTTGGCACCCTTGAGGAGTACCTAAACATAGCCGACCACCCCGATATGGCTCCCGCCGTTGTGGTGATCGGTGCCGTTGCGCAAAAGCGGTACCCTTTCGCTAGGCTAGATCTAGCACTGCCCGCCTTAACATCGCCCATGCCCGATTTCCCCTTATCTGGTCAAACCGTTCTTGTGACCCGTGCTGCTGGCCAAGCCAGTCCCTTTAGCCAACAGTTAAGGGCTGCAGGGGCAACGGTTCTGGAATTGCCCACCCTAGAAATTGTTCCCCCTAGCTCTTGGCAGCCTCTCGATACAGCCTTAAGTCAACTGCCCCAGTTTGACTGGCTGATTCTCACGTCCCACAATGCCGTGAACTTTTTTATGCAGCGGCTGCAACAGCAGGGCAACGATAGCCGTGCCTTAGCCACCCTCAAGATTGCAGTTGTCGGTGAAAAAACGGCTCAGACGCTGCAAACCTACGGTCTTGTGGCAGATTTTATCCCCAGTGAATTTGTGGCCGATGCGCTGGTGGCTGAGTTCCCAGTGCCTGTGGCTGGGCTGCGTCTCCTGTTTCCACGGGTTGAAAGCGGTGGCCGTCCCCTTTTAGCCGATGCATTTACTGCCGCTGGTGCGACGGTGAGTGAAGTGCCCGCCTACGAATCGCGCTGCCCTCAGCAGGCTGACCCCACCATCCTAGCTGCGTTGCAAGAGGGACGGGTAACTACGGTAACCTTTACCAGTTCCAAGACCGTTAAGCACTTTTGTCAATTGGTTGGCGCTCAGGCGGCAACGCTTCTTGCATCGGTACAGATTGCCAGCATTGGTCCGCAAACCTCTGAGACCTGCCGCCAGTTGCTCGGGCGAGTGGACTGCGAGGCTCAAGACCATAGTGTGCAAGGGTTACTGAGTGCCTTAATATCACGTTCACTGGGTTTGAATTTGCGATAG
- a CDS encoding SH3 domain-containing protein, producing the protein MKLLRLLQWLLGTLLGLGLIATTVAVIITPLIFGLLWAPPRPNVEVEQPLPTAQTATSPASTSPAPVKHGRVTYAEGLRVRDRPDREAEALGSIDFEEVVTILERSGDGEWVKVRTQNDLEGWVLAFGIQEQ; encoded by the coding sequence ATGAAACTCCTGCGCTTACTGCAATGGTTGTTGGGTACCCTGCTGGGGCTAGGACTCATTGCCACTACTGTGGCAGTCATTATTACACCATTAATTTTTGGCTTACTGTGGGCACCCCCACGCCCCAACGTCGAAGTAGAGCAACCGCTACCCACTGCTCAGACCGCGACCTCTCCCGCCAGCACCTCCCCAGCACCAGTCAAACACGGACGAGTAACCTATGCTGAAGGATTACGGGTGCGCGATCGCCCTGATCGCGAGGCCGAAGCCCTAGGAAGCATCGACTTTGAAGAAGTTGTTACCATCCTTGAGCGCAGTGGCGATGGCGAGTGGGTCAAAGTACGCACCCAAAATGACCTAGAGGGCTGGGTATTGGCCTTTGGCATTCAGGAACAATAG
- a CDS encoding BLUF domain-containing protein — protein sequence MRLHRLLYLSSATDGLAYPDLRDIMAKSEVNNVRDGITGMLCFGNGMFLQTLEGDRRKISETYARILKDPRHHSAEIIEFKEIDERTFINWSMRLVQLGDMDSDTIRLLRLKYSPAVTFQPASMNPQQCFSFLQELYRMTQGT from the coding sequence ATGAGACTTCACCGCCTCCTCTACCTCAGTTCGGCGACTGATGGCCTAGCCTACCCCGATTTGCGAGACATCATGGCTAAGTCAGAAGTGAACAATGTCCGCGATGGGATTACGGGGATGCTCTGCTTTGGCAATGGGATGTTTTTGCAGACTCTTGAGGGCGATCGCCGCAAAATTAGCGAAACCTACGCTCGCATTCTCAAAGACCCCCGCCACCACAGTGCCGAAATCATTGAATTTAAGGAAATTGATGAGCGCACCTTTATTAATTGGTCAATGCGGCTGGTGCAATTGGGAGATATGGACAGCGACACCATCCGGTTGCTGCGCCTAAAATACTCCCCTGCAGTTACTTTTCAGCCTGCCTCCATGAACCCCCAGCAGTGTTTTAGCTTCCTGCAAGAGCTTTATCGGATGACCCAAGGAACCTAG
- a CDS encoding YceD family protein, whose product MAEHHWLFIPDLLRLPDHTYEWQVSAQWPEFATLTPVQGVVSVSHRQTYLEVSANVVTIITLCCDRCLQYYNHRLVCTTTELIWLADTAAVPDANVVDDLVESLPATGRIDLVDWLYQQLCLALPHPQYCDPQCGGIMPPATGEAITDHRWAALAQLQSALERSDPPS is encoded by the coding sequence GTGGCCGAGCATCACTGGCTCTTTATCCCTGATCTTCTCAGGCTGCCAGATCATACCTACGAATGGCAGGTCAGTGCGCAATGGCCAGAGTTCGCCACCTTAACCCCAGTGCAGGGCGTTGTCAGCGTGAGTCATCGCCAGACCTATCTGGAGGTGTCCGCGAATGTGGTAACAATTATCACTCTTTGTTGCGATCGCTGTTTACAGTACTACAATCATCGGCTCGTGTGCACGACAACGGAATTGATCTGGCTGGCGGACACTGCGGCTGTGCCTGATGCAAATGTTGTGGATGACCTTGTGGAAAGCCTGCCCGCCACAGGGCGTATCGATTTAGTAGATTGGTTGTATCAGCAGTTATGCTTAGCCCTGCCCCACCCACAGTACTGTGATCCTCAGTGTGGTGGGATTATGCCACCCGCAACGGGAGAGGCGATCACGGATCATCGCTGGGCGGCCTTAGCGCAACTGCAATCTGCCTTAGAGCGTTCTGACCCACCATCGTGA
- the mtnA gene encoding S-methyl-5-thioribose-1-phosphate isomerase: protein MGAIFPVIWHGDRVHLIDQTRLPAAYELKEIRTSAEMATAIRTMIVRGAPAIGVAAAFGMVLGAQEYSGSDRASFLAHLEAVATDLRQTRPTAVNLFWAIDRMLSAAQAETATIEALKDHLLATAQAIASEDVATCQAIGQHGLAALPSTPEKLRLLTHCNAGALATAGYGTALGVVRSAWRANRLERVYADETRPRLQGAKLTAWECVQEGIPVTLLADTMAAHCMQRGMIDAVVVGADRIALNGDTANKIGTYSVALAAQAHDIPFFVAAPLSTIDTKIHTGAEIPIEERHPQEIYQVGFTRIAPAGVDFYNPAFDVTPAHLITGIITELGVFAPADLARGIGAA, encoded by the coding sequence ATGGGGGCTATTTTTCCGGTCATTTGGCACGGCGATCGCGTCCATTTAATTGATCAGACCCGCTTACCCGCCGCCTATGAATTGAAAGAGATCAGGACGTCTGCCGAGATGGCGACGGCTATTCGCACCATGATTGTTCGCGGTGCCCCGGCCATTGGAGTGGCTGCTGCCTTCGGCATGGTATTGGGAGCGCAGGAGTATAGCGGTAGCGATCGCGCTAGCTTTTTGGCACATTTGGAAGCAGTGGCTACTGACCTCCGGCAAACCCGTCCTACTGCGGTGAATCTGTTTTGGGCAATTGATCGCATGCTGAGTGCAGCTCAGGCTGAAACTGCCACCATCGAGGCGCTAAAAGACCATTTATTGGCAACCGCCCAAGCCATTGCCAGCGAGGATGTGGCCACCTGTCAAGCCATTGGTCAGCATGGGTTGGCTGCCCTACCCAGCACCCCTGAAAAACTGCGGCTGCTGACCCATTGCAATGCAGGAGCGTTGGCCACAGCAGGCTATGGTACGGCTCTCGGTGTTGTGCGATCTGCTTGGCGTGCCAACCGTCTAGAGCGGGTCTATGCCGATGAAACCCGCCCGCGCCTCCAAGGTGCTAAGCTCACAGCATGGGAATGTGTGCAAGAAGGGATTCCGGTGACCCTCTTAGCAGATACGATGGCTGCCCACTGTATGCAACGCGGCATGATTGATGCCGTTGTGGTCGGTGCCGATCGCATCGCTCTGAACGGTGATACCGCCAATAAAATTGGTACCTACAGCGTGGCGCTGGCGGCCCAAGCCCATGACATTCCCTTTTTTGTGGCTGCCCCTCTCTCCACGATTGATACCAAGATTCATACTGGTGCAGAGATCCCGATTGAAGAGCGCCATCCCCAAGAAATTTACCAAGTGGGGTTTACTCGTATTGCGCCCGCTGGCGTTGATTTCTATAACCCCGCCTTTGATGTCACCCCAGCCCACCTCATTACCGGCATTATTACTGAACTGGGGGTGTTTGCGCCTGCGGATCTTGCGCGGGGGATTGGTGCTGCCTAA
- a CDS encoding serine/threonine protein kinase, with product MEQLIGLVLKDRYELVRELGRNPGRRTYLALDRHRYEQVILKLLLFGLDMTWDDFKLFEREAAVLQTLDHPGIPRYLDFFDVETPVLRGFALVQTYIEAQSLAAWLAAGRVFSEADLETLADRLLDILVYLHTRQPPVIHRDIKPTNILLGDRSGHELGNVYLIDFGAVQTAISGATRTVVGTYGYMPPEQFGGKTVPATDLYALGMTLIYLASGIPPINSPNTICTLSFNGLLP from the coding sequence GTGGAGCAATTGATTGGGCTAGTTCTGAAAGATCGCTACGAGTTGGTTCGAGAGCTAGGGCGCAATCCAGGACGACGCACCTACTTAGCCTTAGATCGGCACCGGTACGAGCAAGTCATTCTCAAATTATTACTGTTTGGCCTAGATATGACGTGGGATGACTTCAAGCTGTTTGAGCGGGAGGCAGCGGTTTTACAAACCCTTGACCATCCGGGCATTCCACGATACCTAGATTTTTTCGACGTGGAGACCCCAGTCCTACGGGGCTTTGCACTGGTGCAAACCTATATCGAAGCCCAGTCCCTTGCTGCATGGCTGGCAGCGGGGCGGGTTTTTAGTGAAGCGGATCTCGAAACCTTGGCCGATCGCCTGCTGGATATTTTGGTGTATCTGCACACCCGTCAACCGCCGGTGATTCACCGGGATATTAAGCCAACCAATATTCTCTTGGGCGATCGCTCGGGCCACGAGTTGGGAAACGTTTACCTCATTGATTTTGGTGCTGTTCAGACAGCGATCTCTGGGGCGACCCGCACCGTTGTTGGCACCTACGGCTACATGCCACCGGAACAATTTGGCGGTAAAACTGTTCCAGCAACGGATCTTTACGCGTTGGGGATGACCCTCATTTATCTGGCCAGTGGTATCCCCCCGATCAACTCCCCCAACACAATCTGCACCTTGAGTTTCAACGGGTTGTTGCCCTGA
- a CDS encoding AAA family ATPase encodes MSAHSDLELLLRARYPLLYIPTTEEERLEAVLHSISQRFNQRPLYIWDFVDGYQGTANDTGTAKRNPLQALEFIEKLPAPAAAIILLRDFHRFLDDIAISRKLRNLARLLKSQPKNLILLAPTVQLPPELRDVVTVVEFPLPRRDDIHAELLKLCQSLGTTPSEAVLDQLIRACQGLSLDRIRRVIGRAIALNGTLDASHVDLVLEEKRQILRQTQILDFYPAQETIADIGGLDNLKEWLLRRGGAFSERARRYGLPYPRGVLLAGIQGTGKSLTAKAIAHQWHLPLLRLDVGRLFGGIVGESEARTRDMIQITEALAPCVLWIDELDKAFAGIDSRGDGGASSRVFGTIITWLAEKTSAVFVVATANNIQVLPPELLRKGRFDEIFFVGLPSVDERRAIFEVHLSRVRGDRLGHYDLDRLAYETIDFSGAEIEQCIIEAMHLAFSQDRDFTTEDLLHAASEIIPLARTAREQVHQLQEWAASGRARFASRLLPSPNSR; translated from the coding sequence GTGAGTGCCCATTCCGATCTGGAACTGCTACTGCGTGCCCGCTACCCGCTGTTGTATATCCCCACAACAGAAGAAGAGCGTCTGGAGGCGGTACTGCACAGCATTAGCCAGCGGTTTAACCAGCGTCCTCTCTACATCTGGGACTTTGTAGACGGGTATCAGGGAACCGCCAACGATACTGGTACCGCTAAGCGTAATCCTCTGCAAGCGTTAGAGTTCATTGAAAAATTGCCTGCCCCTGCCGCGGCGATTATTTTGCTGCGGGATTTTCATCGGTTTCTTGACGATATTGCAATTTCCCGGAAGCTGCGGAATTTAGCACGGCTGTTAAAGTCCCAACCCAAGAACCTGATTTTGCTAGCACCAACGGTACAGTTACCCCCTGAACTCCGCGATGTGGTTACGGTGGTGGAGTTTCCGCTGCCCCGTCGCGATGACATTCATGCCGAATTACTGAAGCTATGCCAAAGTTTAGGGACAACTCCCTCAGAAGCAGTGCTGGATCAGTTGATTCGCGCCTGTCAGGGGCTAAGCCTTGATCGCATTCGCCGGGTCATTGGCCGGGCGATCGCCCTTAATGGTACCCTTGACGCTAGCCATGTCGATTTAGTCCTTGAAGAAAAGCGTCAAATCCTGCGGCAAACCCAAATTCTTGACTTTTATCCCGCTCAGGAAACCATTGCGGATATTGGTGGCCTCGACAACCTCAAAGAATGGTTGCTGCGCCGGGGAGGTGCCTTTTCAGAGCGTGCCCGTCGCTATGGCTTGCCCTATCCGCGGGGCGTGCTCTTAGCAGGGATTCAGGGAACCGGTAAATCCCTAACCGCGAAGGCGATCGCCCACCAATGGCACTTGCCTTTACTGCGGCTAGATGTAGGGCGGTTATTTGGCGGCATTGTTGGCGAATCCGAAGCCCGCACCCGTGACATGATCCAAATTACTGAGGCGCTTGCCCCCTGCGTGCTGTGGATTGATGAACTGGACAAAGCCTTTGCAGGCATTGATAGCCGCGGTGATGGCGGAGCCAGTAGCCGTGTCTTTGGCACAATTATTACATGGCTTGCAGAGAAAACCTCCGCCGTCTTTGTCGTTGCCACTGCCAATAATATCCAAGTATTGCCGCCAGAGCTATTGCGCAAAGGCCGCTTTGATGAAATCTTTTTTGTGGGCTTACCCAGCGTCGATGAGCGGCGGGCAATTTTTGAAGTGCACCTCAGCCGGGTACGGGGCGATCGCCTCGGGCATTATGATTTGGATCGGCTCGCCTACGAAACCATTGACTTTTCTGGTGCTGAAATTGAGCAGTGTATTATTGAAGCCATGCATCTTGCCTTTAGTCAAGATCGCGACTTCACCACCGAAGATTTACTCCACGCTGCCAGTGAAATCATTCCCTTGGCGCGCACCGCTCGCGAACAGGTTCACCAACTGCAAGAGTGGGCCGCCTCGGGTCGGGCACGGTTTGCGTCTCGCCTGCTGCCTTCCCCCAATAGCCGTTAA
- a CDS encoding SpoIID/LytB domain-containing protein, which yields MKNKRTKPGNFGGIEPLSIAAPVPPRPEGAGLLGGFLRSPLVMSFGLATLLSGGLTLWLLRTLLPSTAALPEPLAAPQRPLPRPLLDGRSPLLGTPNIPNKAPTTAPPATPHAKTIVPAVPPVALQPVPPSQDPAPQVRVAIARDHAHLTVGTAVATPVTNDQQQVMTQLIPSQGATVTAREGILFWNGQPLAASLWIRPSNQLTFVGSKWYRGVVRLIAQGNTVTAVNQVDLEQYLVSVVGSEVYPDWPMATLKAQAIAARSYALAQMFQPASRFFDLGNDERWQVYRGIETEWTTGHAAVQATRGIVLTKSGRVMVSMYAATDDIVREVFGGRGMSQTGAYELGKRGYNHLQILGTYYPGAGLSQIQTQ from the coding sequence ATGAAAAACAAGCGTACTAAACCTGGCAATTTCGGGGGTATTGAACCCCTCTCAATTGCCGCTCCTGTCCCTCCCCGACCTGAAGGTGCGGGGCTTCTCGGAGGTTTTCTGCGATCGCCCCTAGTGATGTCCTTCGGTTTGGCCACACTCCTCAGTGGTGGCCTGACGCTGTGGCTGCTCCGTACTTTACTGCCCTCAACCGCAGCTTTGCCTGAACCACTCGCCGCCCCCCAGCGTCCATTGCCTCGCCCCCTTCTTGATGGTCGCAGTCCTCTACTTGGGACACCAAACATACCCAATAAAGCGCCGACAACAGCCCCTCCAGCAACCCCACACGCGAAAACCATTGTACCGGCGGTTCCACCGGTTGCCCTCCAGCCCGTGCCCCCCAGCCAAGACCCAGCACCGCAAGTGCGCGTGGCGATCGCCCGGGATCACGCCCACCTAACCGTTGGCACTGCCGTTGCCACCCCTGTTACGAACGATCAACAGCAGGTGATGACGCAATTGATCCCCTCCCAAGGGGCAACAGTGACCGCTCGCGAGGGGATTTTATTCTGGAATGGTCAACCCCTTGCTGCCTCGCTGTGGATTCGCCCCAGTAATCAACTCACCTTTGTGGGTAGTAAATGGTATCGCGGGGTTGTTCGCCTCATTGCCCAAGGCAATACCGTCACCGCAGTGAATCAGGTGGATCTAGAGCAATACCTTGTCAGTGTTGTGGGGTCGGAAGTGTATCCTGACTGGCCGATGGCAACCCTGAAAGCGCAGGCGATCGCTGCTCGTTCCTACGCCTTGGCACAGATGTTTCAGCCCGCCAGTCGCTTTTTTGACCTCGGCAACGATGAGCGCTGGCAAGTCTATCGCGGTATTGAAACAGAGTGGACAACAGGGCACGCCGCCGTTCAAGCTACCCGGGGGATTGTCCTTACCAAGAGTGGTCGGGTGATGGTGTCGATGTATGCTGCAACCGATGACATTGTGCGGGAGGTCTTTGGCGGACGGGGCATGAGCCAAACCGGCGCCTACGAACTGGGCAAACGCGGCTATAACCACCTGCAAATTTTGGGCACTTACTATCCGGGGGCGGGTCTATCGCAAATTCAAACCCAGTGA
- a CDS encoding RNA-guided endonuclease InsQ/TnpB family protein, protein MKQTLTLVCKLATTPEQNAKIEAVLQAFAAACNYANERVKPKTTSKTTIQSLVYNDLREQFGLSANQAVRVCARVGANRKTAKVKGKPVKAFRPTSADYDARIFSFREKDWTVSLTLLGCREHIKLEIGHYQRGQLKGCKPTSAQLCKHRDGRYYIHIQLSDEAPEPIQSDKGIGVDFGRREIAKTSTDQGWDAKQLNQVRDHFAKVRASLQQKASKGTRSSRRRCRQVLQRLSGRERRFQRWLNHSISASIIREAKQLHAIVAIEDLTGIRDRINQQPRNTTERRRSNSWAFYQLRQFLEYKGIKEGVEVVAVPPAYTSQTCHCCLHIGLRTEKKFKCGHCGWIGDADLNGAINIALLGQSVTLPGGSWLACEIAGGLQKASPF, encoded by the coding sequence ATGAAACAAACTCTGACACTAGTTTGCAAACTTGCAACCACACCCGAACAAAATGCCAAGATTGAGGCAGTGCTTCAGGCGTTTGCTGCTGCTTGCAACTATGCCAATGAGCGAGTCAAACCCAAAACAACCAGCAAAACAACGATTCAGTCGTTGGTCTATAACGACCTGCGAGAACAGTTTGGGTTGAGTGCTAATCAGGCAGTCAGGGTTTGCGCCAGGGTTGGGGCGAATCGAAAAACAGCCAAAGTGAAGGGCAAACCTGTCAAAGCGTTTCGTCCAACTTCGGCAGACTACGATGCCCGAATCTTCTCTTTTCGGGAGAAGGATTGGACAGTCAGCCTGACCCTGCTGGGATGTAGAGAACACATCAAACTGGAAATAGGACACTACCAGCGCGGCCAGCTGAAGGGGTGTAAACCCACTTCGGCTCAACTGTGCAAGCACAGAGATGGAAGATACTACATCCACATTCAACTGAGCGACGAAGCTCCTGAACCCATTCAGTCGGACAAGGGGATTGGCGTTGATTTCGGTCGGCGTGAAATCGCTAAAACTAGTACCGATCAAGGTTGGGATGCTAAGCAGTTGAATCAAGTCCGAGATCATTTCGCCAAAGTGAGAGCATCGCTCCAGCAAAAAGCCTCGAAGGGCACACGGTCGAGTCGGCGTAGATGCCGACAAGTCCTGCAACGGCTGTCGGGGAGGGAGAGACGTTTTCAGCGATGGCTCAATCATTCCATCAGTGCATCCATCATTCGTGAAGCAAAACAACTCCATGCCATTGTTGCTATCGAGGATTTGACAGGCATTCGAGATAGAATCAACCAGCAACCGAGAAACACGACCGAGCGGAGACGGTCTAACAGTTGGGCGTTCTATCAGTTGCGACAATTCCTGGAATACAAGGGTATCAAGGAAGGAGTTGAGGTGGTTGCTGTACCACCTGCCTATACCAGTCAAACCTGCCATTGTTGCTTGCATATTGGGCTGAGGACTGAAAAAAAGTTCAAGTGTGGGCATTGCGGATGGATTGGTGATGCAGACCTAAATGGAGCAATCAATATTGCGCTTTTGGGGCAGTCCGTAACGCTGCCTGGAGGCTCCTGGCTAGCTTGCGAGATAGCCGGAGGGCTACAGAAAGCCTCGCCCTTCTAG
- the tnpA gene encoding IS200/IS605 family transposase, whose amino-acid sequence MPIYVNSNRMREDGIQLKSTRHCKYQSGHHFVWIPFKRRKIFTKEAIIEATKRYVTEAIENKNNDMGLIAIEVDRTLMDHVHVFVSFPPRMLASQAVTIMKGYSSRRLRMEFPHLKNLHEKSQLWAHSYYWGTTGNVSAQTVKRYIEECQG is encoded by the coding sequence ATGCCGATTTACGTGAATAGCAACCGTATGAGAGAAGATGGCATACAGCTAAAATCGACTCGTCATTGCAAGTATCAGTCAGGACATCACTTTGTCTGGATTCCGTTCAAGCGCCGCAAAATATTTACCAAGGAAGCAATCATTGAAGCAACCAAAAGGTATGTGACTGAAGCGATTGAAAACAAAAACAACGATATGGGACTAATCGCCATTGAGGTAGACCGAACCTTGATGGATCATGTTCATGTGTTTGTGTCGTTTCCTCCTAGAATGTTAGCTTCTCAGGCGGTGACCATCATGAAAGGGTACAGTTCAAGACGGCTCAGAATGGAATTTCCACATCTCAAAAACCTGCATGAAAAATCCCAACTCTGGGCACACAGTTATTATTGGGGTACTACCGGGAACGTTTCAGCCCAGACAGTGAAACGGTATATCGAAGAATGTCAAGGCTGA